In the genome of Dasypus novemcinctus isolate mDasNov1 chromosome 30, mDasNov1.1.hap2, whole genome shotgun sequence, one region contains:
- the LOC131276859 gene encoding olfactory receptor 7A17-like, whose protein sequence is MEPENQTYVSEFILLGLSEDTEVQPFLFGLFLIMYMVTFIGNLLIILAIISDSRLHTPMYFFLSNLSFTDICFTSTTVPKMLLNFHTESKIITYETCIIQMYFFMLFGQLDSYLLTVMAYDRFVAICHPLHYTVIMNPQLCALLLLACCLLSVLVSLLHALMVLRLSFCTVLEIPHFFCEINQVIQLACSDTFLNELVLFIAFGLLAVIPLTGVLYSYSKILSSILRISTRGGKHKAFSTCGSHLSVISLFYGTCLGVYLSSAATQNSRASAIASVMYTVVTPMMNPFIYSLRNKDMKLAFKKLTNTLSIKELLVSNLEKFP, encoded by the coding sequence atggaaccagaaaaccaaacatacGTTTCCGAATTTATCCTCCTGGGTCTCTCAGAAGATACTGAAGTGCAGCCCTTCCTCTTTGGACTGTTCTTGATTATGTACATGGTCACCTTCATTGgtaacctgctcatcatcctggccattaTCTCAGACTCCcgcctccacacacccatgtatttcttcctctctaacttgtcttttacagatatctgtttcacctccaccactgtcccaaagatgctgctgaacttCCACACAGAAAGCAAAATTATAACTTATGAAACCTGCATtatccagatgtattttttcatgctttttggacaattagatagCTACCTCTTGAcggtgatggcctatgaccgctttgtggccatctgtcaccctctgcactacacagtcatcatgaatcCTCAGCTCTGTGCACTCCTGCTGCTGGCATGCTGTTTATTGAGTGTTTTAGTGTCTCTTTTACATGCCTTAATGGTTCTGaggttgtctttttgtacagTGTTGGAAATCCCccattttttctgtgaaattaATCAGGTTATCCaacttgcttgttctgacaccttcctcaatgaatTAGTGCTGTTTATTGCATTTGGACTTCTGGCTGTTATTCcactcactggagtcctttactcTTATTCTAAGATTTtatcctccattttgagaatttcaacacGTGGGGGAAAGCATAAAGctttttctacttgtgggtctcacctctcagtaatttctttattttatggtACATGTCTTGGGGTGTATCTTAGTTCTGCTGCTACTCAAAACTCAAGGGCAagtgcaatagcctcagtgatgtacacggtGGTCACTCCCATGATGAACCCctttatctatagtcttagaaacaaggacatgaagCTTGCCTTTAAAAAGTTGACAAACACTCTTTCTATAAAAGAATTACTTgtctcaaatttagaaaaattcccCTGA